The following nucleotide sequence is from Paenibacillus odorifer.
CGGGGAGGCGGCTTCTCTACCGATTATTTAACCAAAGGCGGAATGCCGGTTACTATGGCTCGCTTGAACCTGGTGAAGGGGCTTGGACCTGTTCTTCAGCTTGTTGAAGGTTACACTGTAGAGCTGCCTGAAGAGGTTCATCATATTTTGGATCAAAGAACAGATCCGACCTGGCCGACGACCTGGTTCGCTCCTAAGCTAACTAACAGTGGTTCATTCCAATCGGTATATGATGTCATGAATAATTGGGGCGCGAATCATGGGGCGATCAGTTATGACCATATCGGGGCGGATCTAATTACGCTGGCGTCGATTTTGCGTATTCCAGTAAGTATGCATAACGTTGAGGAATCACGTATTTTCAGACCACGGGTGTGGTCGTTATTTGGGACGGAGAATCTGGAAGGAGCAGATTACAGAGCCTGTCAGAATTTCGGACCGCTATATTAAAATCTTCTTGTGAAGCAGGTGTGCGTGAAATGGGTGATACGATTAAGCTTCTGGCTATGGATCTTGGCGCCAGCTCCGGAAGAGTGATGTTGGGATTGTATGACGGTAACACCCTTCGCATGGAAGAAATTCATCGGTTTGCTAATACCCCGGTGTATATTGGCGGGCATTTGTATTGGGATGTTTTGAAGCTCTTCCACGAAATGAAAAAAGGAATCCAGAGAGCTTATAGGGCGCGTGGAAAATTGAGATCTCTAAGCGTGGATACGTGGGGAGTCGATTACGGTTTTATTGATAAAAGAGGGATGTTGCTCTATTCCCCCCATCATTATAGGGATAAGAGAATGGGAAGTCATCGTCAAGGGTTGGAGGTACTGCTTCCGCCAAGGGAGCAATTTAGCGTTACTGGTATTCAACCGAGCTTGATTAATACGGTTTATCAGCTGTTTGCTGATTTTCAGGATAATGATTCTCTGCTAGAGGTCGCAGATACTATTTTAATGATGCCAGACCTGTTCCACTATTTGTTCTCTGGTATCGCGGCAGCAGAAAGCACGATTTGGAGTACAAGTGGCTTAATGGACGCTGTATCTGGTGAAGTCTCTACTGAAGTATTTAGCAGGCTTAGTATCCCGGTTAGCCTAGTGCCACAACAGGTTCAATCGGGGACGGTCATTGGTCCTATCCTTCCGGTAATTCAAGAGGAGCTTAGCGTTGGTCCAATGGAGGTAATTGCGGGTGCTTCTCATGATACGGCTTCAGCAGTAGCTTCCATTCCGTATTCTCTTAAGGATAATGCAGCATTTATAAGCTGTGGAACATGGTCGATAGTGGGCATGGAGACGCCTGAAGCTGTCATTACAGAGAAAAGCTATGAATACGGATTCACAAATGAGCAGTGTTACGGCCAATCTAATCGTTTGCTCAAAAATATAACGGGACTATGGATTTTGCAGGAGCTGCAAAGGAATTGGGCAGAAGCGGGAAAATACGTCAGCCAAGGCCAAATGGTTGAGCTAGCTGAAACCATAAATCATGCCCCAGCAATTATTGATCCGAATGATGAACTGTTTAGTACACCCGGTGTGATGACCCAACGGATTAGAGAATATTGCGAACGAACAGGCCAGCAAGCCCCCTACACGAAAGCTGAGATTATTCGCGTCATACTTGAGAGCTTAGCAGAGTCCTATCGCCATACGATTAACGAAATGGAAGAGATCACCGGCAAAAAAATCAATATCATTCATATGGTCGGTGGTGGGATTCAGAATGAACTGCTCTGTCAGCTTACCGCTAATATTACGGGGAGAAAAGTTGTAGCAGGGCCTGTGGAAGCTAGTGCAATTGGCAATATAATTATTCAACTGGCTGCCCTAGGGGAATTGGAAATCTCCGAGGGCAAGCAGGTAGTGGAAAGATCTTTTGCCTTTAAGACATATCAGCCTTCTTTGGTGAAGGTTTGTGAAAAATAGGATACGAGGAGAGAAACCCTATGGATACATTGGAACAAAAATTACGTTTGCAGATTTGTGATATCGGGAGAAACCTGTTTAATAAAGATTTTATCGCGGCTAATGATGGGAATATTTCTGCTCGCTTATCAGAGAATGTAATTCTGACTACCCCCAGAGCGGTGAGTAAGGGATATTTAGAGCCTCATATGCTTGTAAAAGTGAATCTGCAAGGTGAAGTCCTTGAAGCTGCTGAAGGCTACAGACCCTCAACGGAAGCAAAAATGCATCTAAGAATTTATAATGAGCTGCCAGAGATGAAGGGCGTGGTCCATGCACATCCCCCGTATGCTACTGCATTTGCCATAAAAGGTGAGGCGCTCGACAAGATGATGATGCCAGAGTCGGTGATTATGATCGGAGATATTCCGTTGGCGGAATATGGAACACCATCGACGGAAGAAATTCCAGATTCACTGATGCCTTTCCTGGGCAAAAAAACTGCGGTCCTGCTCGAGAATCACGGAGCCCTTACTTGGGGAGAAGATGTTATGGAAGCATATCTGAATATGGAACGGCTTGAGTATACGGCCAAGCTCACCTTCATTACCCGGATGATTGGCGGGGAGAGAGAATTGCCGCAGCATCGGATTGATGAGCTGGTAGCGTTGCGATCATTTTATGGGAAGTAAAGAGGTGCCTTATGTTAAAAGGAATTCCTAAGCTGCTCTCTCCGGAGCTGGTGCGCATTCTGATGGAAATGGGTCATGGGGATGAGCTTGTATTGGCTGATGCTAATTATCCCGGACATTCGTTGAATCCGAGGGTACTGAGATATGATGGCATCGGTATTCCTGACCTGCTGGATGCCATCTTAGAGTTGTTACCTCTGGATCATTATGCAGAGCAACAGGTGGCTTTTATGGCAGTGGTGGCTGGAGATCCAACTGTGCCGGTCATCTGGTCCACATACGAGACTATCATTGCCAAGCATGATGCTGAAGCGACGATTAAACATGAGGAACGTTTTGATTTCTATAACCGTTCTAAGCAAAGTTATGCGGTTATAGTTACTGGTGAAGAAGCATTGTATGGGAATGTTATTCTTAAAAAAGGCGTTATTAAAAGTTAAAATAACGGAAATGAAGCCGCTAACCGCTTGGGTGACCAAGGAGTTAGCGGCTTTTTATGCTGTAAGGATAAGTATTTATAACCGGATTACCCTGTACTCATATGCACCAAGGGAGAGGGGGCCGCAGGCCACGGATTTGCCTGAGAGAACATCATGTCCGTCCCGCGGGAGTGTGAGACTTCCCCCGTGTCCATCCATATTTACAATGGTCCACACTTCGGTACCTTGGTCATTGCTTCTAGGGCAGACAAGGGTTCCCTTAGTGACATCACTGCGTACGGTAACACCAGTACGTTCTGCATAATGATCAATAAGTTTACATAACATTAGGTCACCTTCTTCACCGGCAGGCATTGAACCCAGCATAACAATAGTACCTTGTCCGTAAGGCTGCTCCGTCAGGAAGGACAAACCCGGCGTCACCCCCTCCGTAATCATTCCGAGACTGGAAGCGGACTCTGAAACGGGTTCAAAAACAGAACTCCACATGGACAAGGGAGCAGATACCCCAAAAGCGTGTCCAATCGTGCCTGTTGATTCCAGCGGATAGATAAACTTAGTTTTGACTCCTGCTAATCGCTCCAATTCCCCAAGTCCGGCATTCGTATGAAGGGTATGCTCCTTCGTTCGTCCTCCGGTAAGAGGACCGACAATCCAAATCCCGCCAGTTGCTGTGAAGGCCAGCGCACTTTCCACATACTCGGGGGACAAATAATGTACGAATGGAGTGAATAACAGCTTGTATCCGGTTAAGTCACCGCCTTCGGGCAGCAGATCCCGGTGAATACCCATATGTAGAATTCTTTTGTAGAAATCGCCCAGCAGACTACGATAATTTAGCTTCCGATGAGGTTCAGTTGCGAGATAAGCTTTGGTTCTGTCCGAATAGGTAATCGCAACATCTGCCCGAAGGGGCCGGGTGGAGAGCATAATTTGTTCAATTTCTTGCCGTGCTTGATTGGCCTCCAGCACATTATCGTACCCTAGAGCGGGTTCTCCCCAGGCACTAAGGATCGAGCTATGTGTTTGTTCACTTCCGGAAGTATGCTGGCGCCAGATCCAATAGCAAAATGCACCTGCACCCAGCGCATAGGCGGCAACCGCTTCTGCCTTCAGATATCCGTTCGGATGTGGCACACCAAAACTTACTAGAGATGCGGCAAACGAGGGTCCTGTCTCCATTATCCAGAAATTTTTTCCCGGCTTGAAATTTCGCCATAGATCACAGTTAAGCAGATAAGCATGCATATTTTCCTGTGAGGCATAAGTGTCGTAGGCGGCAAAGTCGAGATTCTGAAATAGCCGCTCATTATCTAGATGAAAAGCGACACTGCTGTTGTGGGTAATTGGTGCAGAGGAGTGGCGGCGGATAATATCAGCCTGCTCATCGGCGAATTCAGCGATTTTTTCCATTGAAAATAAGCGGTACATCGTCCGCAGAGATGAATTGTGGAGGAAAGGTGCGGGTCCTGGCTGTGGCACCTGATCAAAACGTTGATAAGTTTGGCTCCAGACGGCTGTTCCCCATGCCTCATTCAACTTTTCAATGGAGCTGTAGCGCTGCTGCAACCAGATATGCCATAAGCCTTTACAGGTCTCACACATGCACTCCGCCACATGCGCTTTGAATTCGTTATCGAGCTGCCAGGCGGTTAACCCCGGCAGTGCTCCGGTCTCCTTGGCAATATGCTCCGTAATGATGGCAGCCCGTTTACGAAAATAAGGATTGTTCGTACAGATATGCTGCCGTGCTCCATGTCCCATTACCGTTCCGCTCTCATCCACATAACAGCGCTCAGGATGTCCATGAGTAAGCCAGATGGGGGGTGTAGGTGTCGGCGTACACATTACTGTGTCAATTCCGTTTCTATGTAACCTTTCGATATATTTCACGACGGGACCAATATCAATCTTATCTTCTTCTGGCTCCAAGGCAGACCAAATGAATTCTCCGATTCGTACGATATTAATCCCCGTTTCTTTCATTAGAAGGATGTCCTGCTCAAGCACCTCTTCACTCCATAGCTCGGGATACCAAGCAGCACCGTAGTATAGCTTGTTCTTCAATTCAGTTCCTCCTTTAAGGCAAACATTTGCTGGAAATCATCACTTGGAATCATAGGTGCTTAATGTCTTACGGACAATAGTAAACTTTTGCGCGGTTTGGACTTTTTAGATAAAATGGGATTTTTAGCTTATATAGAGCGTTCAAAAAAGTCCGATTGCTGGAAAAAATCACTAGCAGCATAATAGGAGTCGCAGTAAGGGTGATTGCAGTAATCCATGGCTACAGTAATCGCGAGATGTACATGACAAATGGAGGTGAACAGGATGAAGCACGTAACAGTTCCGGGAACTGCAGAACAACAGCCAAAGCCGCAGACCTATCGAAATATCCGGGTAAGAAGATGGAAACGTTTTAAACGTGATAAATGGTTATATATTCTGCTGCTCCCTGGAGTCCTTTATTTTCTTGTTTTCAAATATGTTCCGATGTGGGGCGTGCTGTTGGCTTTTAAGAATTACCAGCCGTTTCTTGGTTTTCAGAAAAGTGAATGGGTAGGTTTTGAGCATTTTCGTGTTTTTTTCCAGAATCCCGATTTCTTTATGCTGCTGCGCAATACGTTATTGTTATCTTTTTATAATTTGATTTTCTTTTTTCCGGCGCCGATTATTCTGGCACTACTTCTAAACGAAATACGGCTTTCCTTCTATAAAAAGACGATACAAACGATGATTTATGTTCCGCACTTTATATCCATGGTCATTGTGGCCAGTATGAGCTATGTATTTCTAACTACGGAAGGCGGGACTGTAAATGAGTTTTTGTATACGTTTACAGGCAGGAAAATAGACTTTCTAGCTAATCCCGACTGGTTCCGTCCATTGATTATTCTCCAGACGATCTGGAAGGAGTGCGGTTGGGGGACAATTATATTCCTGGCAGCGCTGGCCGGTGTAGATGTGGAGCAATATGAGGCTGCGGTAGTAGACGGTGCGAACAGGTGGCGGCAGATTTGGCATATTACGTTGCCTGCTATTCGCAGTACAATCGTTATTTTACTTATTCTTCGGATGGGAACGATTTTGGATAACGGTTTTGAACAAATTTATTTAATGATGAATGCTCTTAATCGTGAAGTAGGTGAGGTGTTCGATACCTATGTATACGCACTGGGAATCACCCAGGGAGCTTTTAGCTACAGTACAGCTGTTGGATTATTCAAATCAATAATCGGTGTGACGCTTGTGCTCGGGACGAATTGGATCGCCAAAAAATTTGGTGAATCCGGACTTTATTGAGAAGGGAGTAGCTTGCTGTGGCCAAACAATACAAGAGTACGGGTGGAACTGCATTTGATGTATTCAATTATATATTTTTAGGGATTATCGGAATCGTAGCGATTCTCCCTTTCCTCTTTGTGGTTTCGGGCTCCTTCGCTACAGATGCGGAAATTACTAAACGTGCCGTATTCCTGATCCCGACCACGATTTCATTTGACGCCTACCGATTTATCTTTTCAACAGATACGATTATGCGCAGTATAGGGGTTTCTATTTATGTTACGGTAATCGGAACTGTCGTTAATTTATTCTTCACGGTAACAATGGCTTATCCGATGGCAAAACGATATCTGATGGGCCGTAATTTGGTACTCAACCTTGTTATTTTTACGATGCTGTTCGGTGGAGGAATGATTCCAACCTATCTCGTCATTCGGGAACTGCATCTGCTGGATACGCTCAATTCTCTTATTTTACCGGGAGCAATTAGCGCCTTTAACCTGATTATTGTCAAAAACTTTTTTCAGGAGCTGCCTATAGAAATGGAAGAAGCGGCGCGTATTGATGGTTGTTCTGAGCTGGGCTTGTTGTGGAAGATAGTCCTTCCTTTATCCAAACCGGTTCTTGCTACATTTACGTTGTTCTATGCTGTGGGACATTGGAACAATTTCTTCTCGGCACTGCTCTACATTACGGATCCGACAAAATGGCCTTTGCAGGTGATGCTGCGACAGATCGTAATGTTGTCCCAATCTGCGGCTGGCGATATGAGTTCTATGGATCCGAGCTTTGTGCAGCCACCGGAGCAGTCGATTAAAATGGCGGTCATTGTAGTAGGTACTCTACCAATTTTATGTGTGTACCCATTTCTGCAAAAACATTTCGCTAAAGGGGTGATGCTGGGTTCTGTTAAAGGATAGCAAACTTAACTTATTCCAATTTGGAGGTATAATAATGGAAGCTAATCGTTCGGTAAAAAAGAAGCGCTGGTTGTTACTTTTACTTGTGGCTATGATGGTTACCACTGTTGTTGCAGGTTGCTCAGGTAATGAATCTGCAGGTTCTAACAGCAAAAGTGAGGGGAGTAGTAATACTGGAGAAGAGAAAAGCGAGTCCCCGCTGGATCTGACCCTCATGCTGCCGATATTCAAAACAAATTATCCGAAGGATGGCAGTCCGGTTGCTGCTGAACTGGAGAAACAGACCCACACAAAAATCCACTTTGAGTGGGTCCCGAACGCATCTTATGCAGATAAATTTAATATTACGCTAGCTTCTGGGAAGCTGCCGACTATTATCTACGTGGGGGATGTTAAGGCTTCTAGTTTTGTGAACGCTGCCAAATCGGGCGCATTCTGGGAAGTAGGGCCTTATCTTAAGGATTATCCGAATTTAAGCCAAGCGAACCCGGTTATTCTGAAAAACTCGGCTATTGATGGGAAGAATTACGGAATCTATCGGGGGCGTGTACTCGGCCGTAACGGTATGGTTTTCCGTAAGGATTGGCTGGAGAAGGTGGGGCTGCAAACACCGCAGACGGTAGATGATTTCTACAATATGCTGAAAGCGTTCAAGGAAAAAGATCCAGACGGCAATGGTAAAGAGGATACTTATGGCATGGTGCTGGTCAAATGGAGCGGCCAGTGGGCCAGCGGTTTTGATACCATTAAGTTATGGTTTGGAACACCGAATAAATGGGGCGTGCAAGATGGCAAGCTGGTGCCTGAGCATGAATATCCAGAATATTTGGAAGCGCTTAAGTTCATGAAGAAGCTGTATGATGAGAAATTGATCAACTCCGACTTCGCAGTTATGGATAGTGCCAAATGGACAGATCCGATCGTGAACAATAAGGCAGGAGTAATCGTCGATGTGGTCGATACAGGCGCCCGGGTGGATGATAAAATTCACGCTGCGCTAGAAAAAGAAGGCAAAGACGAACCGGATAAACATTATGTAGATGTAAGCGGGGGCGTAACAGGTACGGATGGCAAGCTACATACATTGCCGACCTCTGGTTTCTCGGGCATGCTGGCTATTCCAAAATCATCTGTGAAGAGCGAAGAAGAACTGAAACGGGTACTGGCTTTTCTAGATCAAATCAATAATCCGGAATTACAAACGATGTTAGGTTTTGGTTTGGAAGGTACTCACTACACTATGGTGGATGGTTTTATTGAACGCTCCAAAGACACTGTCCTTCTGGAGTCAGAAGTGGAAGGGTTAAACCAAATTCTGGCCTTTATACCTGAGGACAAATCCAAGACTGTAGCTCAGACACCGCTGCGGCTTAAACAAATCGAAGTTCAGAAAGCAAATGAAGCTTCGATCGTGGTTAATCCGGCAGAGGCCTTTATTTCCACAGTATATTCCCAAAAGGGTGCTCAACTCGACAATGTAATTAATGATGCACGCATAAAATATATTGTAGGACAAATTGATGAAGCTGAATTGAAATCAGCATTTGATGTATGGAGAAAAACAGGTGGAGATGATTTAGTTAAGGAAATGAACGAGTTATACGCTAAGGCTGACCGCTAGATCCTTCCTAGTGCTTTTATCCGGCTGGAAAGGATCTGAGGAGCAAAACGAATGTGGTTCGATTGCACTTCAAATTTATCTGATTCGGCTGGTGAGAGCATAGTGATGAGAAATGTGGCGAAATGGAAGCGTTATACAAAAGGCTGGTCAGGCTGTAAGGGCCGATATTATCGTAAAAATCTGATCATTATGCTGGTGGTGTCATCCATTCCGGGGTTTATTATTGGTGCGCTTGTCTACTGGATGGCAGGGGGACGCCTGGAGAGCGAGCTGCTGCAGATGCATAACAGGCAGATTGAACAGCGGGCGGCTAATATTGATGATCAACTGTCCAATCTGGAGCTGATGCTGGCACATTGGGCCTTTGATCCCAAGTTTGATTACAGCTTGAATGGCCTTGATTTTATTCAGGATCATGAGCGGGCTTGGGATATTACGAAGACACTCGTAGTGATGCAGGGCTCGAACACGATGACGAGTAACGTTGAACTCTATCTATCAGGAGATCATCCATTACTATTTAATCCCGAATATGGCACGATTGACTCCAGCGCGGTATCGGGTCAATATGACAAATTGATTGATACTGAACAAAGCACCTATTGGACGCAGTGGGCATTCGATCCCAATAAACCAAATGTCAAAGAATTAACGCTTGTCCATCATATTCCGGGCGGAAGCTTGAAGCCCTTCGGGGCTCTTTTGCTCCGCATGGATACGGAGAAAGTAGCTGCGATGCTACGAACTATGACACCTTATAATAGCGGCGAGACATTTTTGCTGCAGACGACGGGGGATTTGTACGTATCTGCTGGAGACAGTGCCGAGGATTCTCCCTTACTTACCGCATTGCATAATGAGATTGTGGAACGGGGCGCGAACCATGAGTCAAATCTTGAGTCCTCTTTTCTCTTCGACTGGGGTAAGGCTACATATGCAGTGACTTATGGTGAGTTTTCCCGACTCTCCGCAGATTGGCTCTATGTGTCCGCTTCACCGATAACCAGCATAACTTCACCTGTCGTCTTCATTTCGAGACTGATATTTTTAGTTAGCTTCAGTGCTTTGCTGCTGGCGGCGATTCTGTCTTGGTTTGCTTCCCGCAAAATCTATTCACCGATAGGACGTTTGCTGCAGACTTTGTTGCCTGACCAAGCGGCGGCTGCGAGTAGGGAGGATGAGTTTATTCTGATTGAACGGCATTGGCAGAACTTGCACGGGGAGAGCCATGCCCTGAAGTACACTCTTTCCGAGCAGCTTCCACATGTGAAGGAAAGCTTCCTGCATCAGCTGTTTCAGGGGTATTTATATTCTTATTCTGAGCAGGATCTGCAAAGCCGGATGCGGCGTTTTAAGTGGGAAGTAGAGGATTGTCATTATATTATTCTTTATATTCAGCTTACAGGCATCTCCAGCCAGGAGGGGAAGTTCCGCAACGGTGATGAAAGTCTTGTATCATTCGCCGCCGTCAATATTATCGGAGAATTGTCTGCCGAGCACTTTAAGCAGGCTGATATTATCAATTTCCATGATCTCACGGCAGGATTACTTCTTATCGAACCCGTTGCGAATCCATCGCTGGAAGCGGTGCAAGCCTTTAGCGAAGAACTGACAGGAACGATTAATCGCATGTTAAAAATGAGGGTAACAGTGGCGTTTAGTGCACCGGTTGGAAGGATATCCGGTATTCCGCTAGCGTTCGAGGCTGCGAAGCAAGCCGCTAGTTATCGCCAGTTTGGTGGTGAGAACCAGATTATTAATATGGAGCTACTGGATCGTGAGGGGCAAAGTACGCCTGAACCGCAATATTCGTTCACTTTGGAGCGCGGAATGATTCAGGCCCTGCGCACAGGAGAAGCGGAAGAGGCTTACCGGCTGTTGGAGGAATTTCTGGAGGCACTGTGTGCCAATGGGGCAAAAGTGATTGATGTGCAGCAGGGCATGCTTCATTTGTTAGGCAGTATTCAGCACGCCATTATGGTCTCAGGCATTCATCCAAACCAACTGTTCAAAGGGGCTAATCTGTACGCGGCACTGTCGCAAATTCATGAGCCGAAGCTTATCCTTGCCTGGTTTCAGGAAAAGGTAGTCGCACCGTATCTGACGGAGCTGAGCGAGCGTTCTGATGCCGGAATCAAACGGACGATTGAGCATGCCATGATGTATATCAATGAGCATTATATGGATAATATTTCGCTGGATGGATGTGCGGATTATACAGGGATCAGCCCATTTTTACTGAGTAAATCATTCAAACGGGTCACCGGGAAAAATTTCATTGATTATCTGACCGAATTGCGGCTTGATAAAGCCAAGGAGCTGCTGCGTGATACCTCGCTGCGAATTAACGATGTAGCTGAACAGGTGGGTTATCAGCATAGCTATTTTAACCGGATTTTTAAGAAACAAGAGGGAATAACCCCAAGCCGCTATAGAGAGCTAAGCCATAATAATGAAGCTCTTTAAAAGTAAGAGGACGTGCGGCGAAGAAGGTATAAAGGAGATGGTTGTTGTGCCTACGGCTCTGCCGATTAGCCTGCATTGGCTAAAAAAGCCCGCTATTGATGTGGGTGTTACCTGGGGGGTTCCTTGGAAAAAAGGAGCGCTCAACAGGGAATCGTTAAAGAATCTCTGCTTAAGTATGCCGAAGAACGAAAAGCTTGTGCCGCTGCAAAGCTGGCCGGCAGCTTTTTGGCCTGACGGGAGCATCAAATGGTCCACGCACTCGGCAGTAAACAAAAATTCGGATATTCAGCAGGATTCCTTAGCGACAATGACAATAAATCAAGCGGCTCCAGCTACGGAAATGACTGAGCGACTAACTGTGCAGGAAACAGAGGAAGCTTTCATTATAGATACAGGTGTTATTATTTGCACGGTTAACAAGCAGGGGAAGGGTCTTATCCGCAGTATTGTGCGCAGAAATCCGGCGGACACGGAAGGAACCGAAGTATGCAGTAATGGAGAGCTTGTATGTATACGTGAACAGAGAGATGAGGGTGCTGGCACCCTGAGCATACGTGAGGAGCGATTCACAGGACGAACGTTAAGTGCCATCCTTGAACAGGACGGACCTGTTCGCGCAGTGGTGAAGCTAGAGGGACTTCACCAAGCTTCACACAATGCTCGTGAGTGGCTTCCCTATACGTTACGTTTATATTTTTATGCTGGGCTGGAGTCTATTCGATTAGTTCATACGTTTCATTATGACGGTAATCCACAGCAGGATTTTATTAAAGGATTAGGAATAGAATTCACAGTGCCGCTGCATGGACCGCTTTACAACCGCCATGTTCGTTTTGCCGGAGATAGCGGCTTGTTTAGCGAGTCTCCTAAGACGTTGCATACACGGCGAACCAAAGGTAAGTACCGTGATTTATTCGTCGATCAGGTAGCAGGATGTGCTGTGAAATTTGATCCAGAAGAGGATGCCTATTTCCTTAGTTTATTGGATGACTCCGCGACTTGGGGCAGCTTTCGGCTGGTTCAAGATTCTTCCGAGCATTATGGGATCTGGAAGCGGACAGAGGATGGGTGCGCTTGGATCAAGGCAGCAGAAGGCCGCCGGGCAGGTGGGCTTGGTTATGTTGGAGCAGAGGGTGGAGGGCTAGCCGTCGGGATGAAGAATTTCTGGCGTAAGCATCCGGCAGGAATGGAGATTGGTTCCACTGCCACAGACGCGGCAGCTCTTACTGTCTGGTTCTGGTCACCTGATGCGGCAGCTATGGACTTGCGGCATTATGATACAAAAACACATGTGGAATCCTCGTATGAAGGTGCAGAAGAATTACGGGCCACTCCATTTGGTATCGCTAATACTAGCGAGCTAACATTCTGGTGTACGGCGCAGACTCCCGGGCCTGAATTGTTGCAGCGGATGCAGGCAGAAGCTGAAGAACCTTCATTGCTGGTTTGTGAACCAACTTATTATCATGAAGCGGGTGCTTTTGGTTTCTGGAGTTTGCCTGATCGGAGCACGCCAGCCAAGGTGTATCTGGAAGAGCGGCTGGACGGGATCATCTCCTTTTACAAGGAAGAGATCGAGCAGCGCAAATGGTACGGTTTTTGGGACTACGGAGATTTCATGCACAGCTACGATCCGGTCAGACATGTATGGAACTATGATCTCGGTGGCTGTGCCTGGCAGAATTCCGAGCTGGTGCCAAATATGTGGTTGTGGGTAACGTTTCTCCGGTCCGGGAGAGCGGATGTGTTCCGAATGGCCGAAGCTATGACCAGGCATACGAGTGAGGTAGATGTATATCATTTTGGCGAATACGCCGGACTAGGCTCGCGGCATAATGTCATCCACTGGGGCTGCGGCTGCAAAGAGGCTCGTATCGCTATGGCGGGTCTGCATCGCTACTATTATTATCTGACCGGAGACGAGCGGGTCGGCGATATTATGGACAGTGTAAAGGATGCTGATTATTCAACAGTTACTCTGGACCCGATGCGGGCGTATTTTCCGAAGGATGAATTCCCGACTCATGTTAGGGTGGGTCCGGACTGGGCAGCCTTTAGCTCTAATTGGATGACCCGCTGGGAGCGGTTCGAGGATACCGCTTATCGTGACAAGATTATAACAGGCATGGATTGCATCAAAAGGGCAAATTTACGGCTATTATCTGGTCCCACATATGGGTATGATCCGGCAACTGGCCTATTGTCGGGAATGGGCGACGATAACTGGGGGCGTCATCTAGCGATTAGC
It contains:
- a CDS encoding extracellular solute-binding protein; the encoded protein is MEANRSVKKKRWLLLLLVAMMVTTVVAGCSGNESAGSNSKSEGSSNTGEEKSESPLDLTLMLPIFKTNYPKDGSPVAAELEKQTHTKIHFEWVPNASYADKFNITLASGKLPTIIYVGDVKASSFVNAAKSGAFWEVGPYLKDYPNLSQANPVILKNSAIDGKNYGIYRGRVLGRNGMVFRKDWLEKVGLQTPQTVDDFYNMLKAFKEKDPDGNGKEDTYGMVLVKWSGQWASGFDTIKLWFGTPNKWGVQDGKLVPEHEYPEYLEALKFMKKLYDEKLINSDFAVMDSAKWTDPIVNNKAGVIVDVVDTGARVDDKIHAALEKEGKDEPDKHYVDVSGGVTGTDGKLHTLPTSGFSGMLAIPKSSVKSEEELKRVLAFLDQINNPELQTMLGFGLEGTHYTMVDGFIERSKDTVLLESEVEGLNQILAFIPEDKSKTVAQTPLRLKQIEVQKANEASIVVNPAEAFISTVYSQKGAQLDNVINDARIKYIVGQIDEAELKSAFDVWRKTGGDDLVKEMNELYAKADR
- a CDS encoding helix-turn-helix domain-containing protein — translated: MWFDCTSNLSDSAGESIVMRNVAKWKRYTKGWSGCKGRYYRKNLIIMLVVSSIPGFIIGALVYWMAGGRLESELLQMHNRQIEQRAANIDDQLSNLELMLAHWAFDPKFDYSLNGLDFIQDHERAWDITKTLVVMQGSNTMTSNVELYLSGDHPLLFNPEYGTIDSSAVSGQYDKLIDTEQSTYWTQWAFDPNKPNVKELTLVHHIPGGSLKPFGALLLRMDTEKVAAMLRTMTPYNSGETFLLQTTGDLYVSAGDSAEDSPLLTALHNEIVERGANHESNLESSFLFDWGKATYAVTYGEFSRLSADWLYVSASPITSITSPVVFISRLIFLVSFSALLLAAILSWFASRKIYSPIGRLLQTLLPDQAAAASREDEFILIERHWQNLHGESHALKYTLSEQLPHVKESFLHQLFQGYLYSYSEQDLQSRMRRFKWEVEDCHYIILYIQLTGISSQEGKFRNGDESLVSFAAVNIIGELSAEHFKQADIINFHDLTAGLLLIEPVANPSLEAVQAFSEELTGTINRMLKMRVTVAFSAPVGRISGIPLAFEAAKQAASYRQFGGENQIINMELLDREGQSTPEPQYSFTLERGMIQALRTGEAEEAYRLLEEFLEALCANGAKVIDVQQGMLHLLGSIQHAIMVSGIHPNQLFKGANLYAALSQIHEPKLILAWFQEKVVAPYLTELSERSDAGIKRTIEHAMMYINEHYMDNISLDGCADYTGISPFLLSKSFKRVTGKNFIDYLTELRLDKAKELLRDTSLRINDVAEQVGYQHSYFNRIFKKQEGITPSRYRELSHNNEAL